A window of the Rhizobium brockwellii genome harbors these coding sequences:
- a CDS encoding ABC transporter substrate-binding protein — protein MKRRQLLALTLALATSSALPAMADADQPYAGTHIAVLMEGHPTTDGIQKLLPEFTKETGIEVELEVIPESDITAKMLLEFSSGSGRYDVVQNNIIYIPGFVKAGYIDPLDDLTKKLPKYLDRADFVPGYLNTNIVDGKLYGLPVYGESTFLMYRKDLFEQYGLTPPKTFDEVTSAAKTIKEKSNGEIAGITMRGAQGIQNVYVWAGWLWGYGGEFLTKDGKSALGTPEAAASLDAFAKVLRDYGPVGAANFGWEENHVLFQQGKAGMTMDATVNGAFNEDPAVSSVVGKVGYVPVPKQTDALKGGSSSLAVHSLYITSASAQKEAAWLFVSWATAKEQQIKSFSIAPNSGVTSEAALNSDEFNKRYGAFKEAMLASINQGNPQYLPTVTAANEIINNAGIAVSKALAGTASAKDALAEANTANDAAVAR, from the coding sequence ATGAAACGACGCCAACTACTTGCACTCACGCTTGCACTTGCGACCTCTTCGGCCTTGCCGGCAATGGCTGACGCCGATCAGCCCTATGCGGGAACGCATATTGCGGTTCTGATGGAAGGCCACCCGACCACCGACGGCATCCAGAAGCTGTTACCAGAGTTCACCAAGGAAACCGGCATCGAGGTGGAACTCGAGGTCATCCCGGAATCCGACATCACCGCCAAGATGCTCCTGGAGTTCTCCTCCGGCTCTGGCCGCTACGACGTCGTCCAGAACAACATCATCTATATTCCGGGCTTCGTTAAGGCCGGATATATCGATCCACTCGACGATCTGACGAAAAAGCTGCCCAAATATCTCGACCGCGCCGATTTCGTGCCCGGCTACCTCAACACGAATATTGTCGACGGCAAACTCTACGGCCTGCCGGTTTACGGCGAGAGCACGTTCCTGATGTATCGCAAGGATCTGTTCGAGCAATACGGTCTCACCCCGCCGAAGACTTTTGACGAGGTTACCAGCGCCGCTAAGACCATCAAGGAAAAGTCCAACGGCGAGATCGCAGGCATTACCATGCGTGGCGCCCAAGGTATCCAGAACGTCTATGTCTGGGCGGGCTGGCTGTGGGGTTACGGCGGCGAATTCCTCACCAAGGATGGAAAATCGGCCCTTGGAACGCCAGAGGCCGCCGCCTCGCTCGATGCTTTTGCAAAAGTCCTACGCGACTACGGTCCCGTCGGTGCTGCCAATTTCGGTTGGGAAGAAAACCACGTTCTCTTCCAGCAGGGCAAGGCCGGCATGACAATGGATGCAACGGTCAACGGAGCATTCAACGAGGACCCGGCTGTGTCGTCAGTGGTCGGCAAGGTTGGCTACGTGCCGGTTCCCAAACAGACCGACGCATTGAAGGGTGGCTCATCGTCCCTCGCTGTGCACAGCCTTTATATCACGTCGGCCTCCGCCCAGAAAGAAGCGGCATGGCTATTTGTGTCATGGGCAACGGCGAAGGAGCAGCAAATCAAGTCGTTTAGCATCGCGCCCAACTCTGGTGTGACGTCTGAAGCTGCGTTGAATTCGGATGAATTCAACAAGCGCTACGGAGCCTTCAAGGAAGCGATGCTGGCTTCGATCAACCAGGGCAATCCGCAATATTTGCCGACTGTCACTGCTGCGAACGAAATCATCAACAATGCTGGTATCGCCGTATCCAAGGCGCTCGCCGGCACCGCTTCGGCAAAGGACGCACTGGCGGAAGCCAACACGGCCAACGACGCAGCAGTCGCCCGCTAA
- a CDS encoding Gfo/Idh/MocA family protein, translating into MTRKFRVAVIGAGFMGSMHASIFANEPRAELVAVVDSDIGRAAALAGQLRGNVKAYSSHLELLAAEELDLVSICTPDHLHLDPALAIAAKGINLFVEKPIASTMDDAAKIVAACKAAGVKLGVGYLLRFDPRYYKARELITSGKIGTPIHIYARRNSARTEGPKRYGGTLPLALHVTVHDVDMVLWMLEGQTPVSVYAQQTDILLGSLGTQDTIAAVVRFSGGTVVTFESAWSLPAGARHMIDARLELIGTEGSFEVQCGDSGLYFADNQTSREIDTQHWPIVENRVGGDLKLQLASVLEWLDGGPSQVASGEEAIRSLELTRALIRSAESGEVERL; encoded by the coding sequence ATGACAAGGAAATTTCGCGTTGCCGTGATCGGAGCCGGCTTCATGGGTTCGATGCATGCTTCGATTTTCGCAAACGAACCCCGCGCTGAACTCGTCGCCGTCGTCGATAGCGACATCGGACGCGCCGCTGCGCTGGCAGGTCAGTTGCGCGGCAACGTCAAAGCCTACAGCTCCCATCTGGAACTGCTGGCTGCCGAAGAGCTTGATCTGGTCAGTATCTGCACGCCCGATCACCTTCATCTCGATCCGGCGCTCGCCATTGCGGCTAAAGGTATAAATCTCTTCGTTGAAAAACCAATTGCCTCGACCATGGATGATGCAGCCAAGATCGTCGCTGCATGCAAGGCGGCGGGCGTTAAGCTCGGGGTCGGCTATCTGCTTCGGTTCGACCCACGCTACTACAAGGCGCGCGAACTGATTACGTCGGGTAAGATCGGCACGCCTATTCACATCTATGCCCGCCGCAACAGCGCCCGAACCGAAGGCCCCAAGCGTTACGGCGGCACCTTGCCGCTCGCACTGCATGTCACAGTGCATGATGTCGACATGGTGCTTTGGATGCTCGAGGGTCAGACCCCAGTTTCCGTCTACGCCCAGCAGACTGACATTCTCCTCGGATCGCTTGGCACGCAGGATACGATCGCGGCGGTCGTACGCTTCTCGGGCGGGACCGTCGTGACGTTTGAAAGCGCCTGGTCATTGCCTGCCGGCGCTCGCCACATGATCGACGCACGCCTGGAACTCATCGGCACCGAAGGTTCATTCGAAGTGCAGTGCGGCGATAGCGGCCTTTATTTCGCAGACAATCAGACATCGCGCGAGATCGACACCCAGCATTGGCCGATCGTCGAAAATCGGGTTGGCGGCGACCTCAAGCTCCAGCTTGCCAGCGTTCTCGAATGGCTCGACGGCGGCCCCTCTCAGGTGGCCAGCGGTGAAGAAGCCATTCGCTCGTTGGAATTGACCCGAGCCCTCATCCGATCGGCGGAAAGCGGCGAGGTGGAGAGACTCTAG
- a CDS encoding N-acetylmannosamine-6-phosphate 2-epimerase encodes MSILEALRGTLAVSCQAADGSPLQPTDHIVALAKAAVLGGAKAVRIEGVANVSAVRNAVSVPVIGITKIEHPDSEIYITPTLEDVRQLCEAGADIVAFDATARPRPCSVAALVEAVHQAGRIAMADISTLDEGRAAVAAGADFAGTTLSGYTPYSPQTEAPDFKLMEDLFRAGIPFVAEGRIWEPTDARRAIEYGAAFVVVGSAITRPDVITRRFADAVAGARTTPEFNGESR; translated from the coding sequence TTGAGCATCCTTGAAGCCTTGCGCGGAACACTTGCCGTTTCCTGTCAAGCGGCTGACGGCAGCCCCTTGCAGCCGACAGATCACATTGTGGCACTTGCCAAGGCGGCGGTATTGGGCGGCGCGAAGGCGGTTCGTATCGAGGGCGTCGCAAATGTGTCCGCCGTGCGAAATGCCGTCAGCGTCCCCGTCATCGGCATTACCAAGATCGAGCATCCGGATTCAGAGATTTACATCACACCGACGCTGGAAGACGTTCGCCAGCTTTGCGAGGCGGGCGCAGACATTGTGGCGTTTGACGCCACAGCGAGACCAAGACCCTGCAGCGTCGCTGCCCTTGTCGAGGCGGTGCATCAGGCGGGCCGAATCGCCATGGCCGATATCAGCACCTTGGACGAAGGGCGGGCGGCGGTTGCCGCAGGTGCCGACTTCGCGGGCACGACCCTGTCTGGATACACGCCCTATTCGCCACAGACCGAGGCGCCGGATTTTAAGCTGATGGAAGATCTTTTCCGCGCGGGCATCCCGTTTGTGGCCGAGGGCCGCATCTGGGAACCCACCGATGCACGCAGAGCCATCGAATATGGCGCAGCGTTTGTCGTGGTCGGTTCTGCCATCACCCGTCCGGATGTGATCACGCGGCGGTTTGCGGATGCTGTGGCCGGTGCGCGCACAACGCCTGAATTCAATGGAGAAAGCAGATGA
- a CDS encoding MurR/RpiR family transcriptional regulator, with protein MTRALQRVADYTLEDPQAVLYKSITELAEDAQSSEASVMRFCRELGFTGFQNFKLALAQELATQSQTSVPISTGDPVQNLVETARTALDETERLLDRRIIQAVAQELLQAKHIEIFGVAASAITAQYLEYKLARLGVHSHIARDAHLATMAAATSNPADVYFLISSSGSTLDTVKIAELAHARGARVIGITNRSKSPLAATCTHVLLASWPETPLTGGAFPSKISQLLIVDALASYMTMAEPDRLITILDTAQSVTDRNV; from the coding sequence ATGACGCGCGCGCTCCAGCGTGTCGCAGATTACACGTTGGAAGACCCGCAGGCGGTACTTTACAAAAGTATCACTGAGCTTGCAGAAGACGCGCAATCCTCGGAAGCCAGCGTGATGCGGTTCTGCCGTGAACTGGGATTCACTGGATTCCAGAATTTCAAGCTGGCTTTGGCGCAGGAGTTGGCGACACAGAGCCAAACCAGCGTCCCGATATCAACGGGAGATCCGGTTCAGAACCTTGTGGAGACCGCAAGAACGGCCCTCGATGAAACCGAGCGGCTGCTCGACCGTAGGATAATACAAGCCGTTGCCCAGGAATTGCTGCAGGCAAAACATATCGAGATTTTTGGCGTCGCCGCTTCGGCGATCACAGCGCAATATCTGGAATACAAGCTCGCACGCCTGGGTGTGCATTCCCACATCGCCCGCGACGCGCATCTGGCAACGATGGCTGCTGCCACCTCAAATCCCGCTGATGTCTATTTCCTGATTTCAAGTTCGGGCTCGACCCTCGATACGGTCAAGATTGCCGAGCTTGCGCATGCGAGGGGCGCACGCGTGATCGGGATCACCAATCGATCGAAAAGCCCGCTGGCAGCCACATGCACGCATGTGCTGTTGGCATCCTGGCCGGAGACCCCGCTTACGGGGGGCGCCTTTCCCTCAAAGATCAGCCAGTTACTGATTGTCGATGCTCTGGCGTCCTATATGACGATGGCTGAGCCGGACCGCCTTATTACCATTCTCGACACCGCCCAAAGCGTTACCGACCGTAACGTTTAA
- a CDS encoding GNAT family N-acetyltransferase: MTSRIAATQDADFIEKAYATSFGFTVQQTEAYVGKVGLENFYIADHEDRPAAVFALIATGHWFGGRAVPACNIAHVAILPEYRGLGLADAILEDAGAIAASRGALLTTLFASTRPVYRRGGYELAGSEIVYEAETSELYKIKEKYHCRQLTLPAALPTLASIHERQCVVEAGNLQRSAAQWSILLTWPEPPTSIYVFDEDAAYVIIDTSNPECMIIRDWAALSGRAARCILRFLGTFSTVYPRVRWHGSAQDKLVFAMPDKGWRLVHQEEFLMRVLSARDALLARGYNSVTEQVTLEIMKGDQVETLSLSIANGTPYCRTHEAGSPIVKIASEHLATLYSGFRSASFLARAGWINGDRDGVMACDRIFSGPPPWVGEHF; encoded by the coding sequence ATGACATCACGTATTGCAGCAACACAAGATGCGGATTTCATCGAAAAGGCCTACGCAACGTCCTTCGGGTTTACGGTGCAACAGACTGAAGCCTATGTGGGCAAGGTGGGCCTCGAAAATTTCTATATCGCCGACCATGAGGATAGGCCGGCGGCGGTATTCGCTCTCATCGCCACAGGGCACTGGTTCGGTGGCAGAGCCGTGCCAGCATGCAACATTGCACATGTGGCCATTCTACCCGAATATCGCGGCCTAGGCCTCGCAGATGCCATCCTGGAGGACGCCGGTGCGATCGCTGCCAGCAGGGGCGCCCTCCTGACAACCTTGTTTGCATCAACCCGCCCCGTCTATCGAAGAGGCGGATATGAATTGGCCGGATCGGAAATTGTCTACGAAGCGGAAACGTCAGAGCTATATAAAATCAAGGAAAAGTACCATTGCCGTCAGTTGACGCTGCCTGCCGCGCTGCCGACCCTAGCCTCTATCCATGAGCGACAATGCGTGGTGGAGGCAGGCAATCTGCAGCGTAGTGCGGCACAATGGTCCATTCTTTTGACATGGCCGGAGCCCCCTACATCCATTTACGTCTTCGACGAGGACGCTGCGTATGTGATCATCGATACGAGCAATCCCGAATGTATGATCATCCGGGATTGGGCGGCGCTGTCGGGACGGGCGGCTCGGTGCATATTGCGGTTTTTGGGGACATTCTCGACCGTATACCCGCGGGTGCGGTGGCACGGTTCGGCGCAGGACAAGTTGGTTTTCGCGATGCCGGACAAGGGATGGCGTCTCGTCCATCAGGAGGAGTTTCTAATGCGGGTCCTTTCCGCAAGGGACGCGCTTCTGGCACGCGGCTACAACTCAGTGACCGAGCAGGTCACGTTGGAGATAATGAAGGGCGATCAGGTCGAGACGCTATCGCTCTCCATCGCAAACGGCACACCGTATTGCCGAACGCATGAAGCCGGCTCACCCATCGTGAAAATCGCAAGTGAACATCTTGCAACACTCTATAGCGGCTTTCGCTCCGCGAGTTTTCTTGCAAGAGCGGGGTGGATAAACGGTGATCGTGATGGCGTAATGGCATGCGACCGCATATTTTCCGGCCCGCCCCCCTGGGTCGGAGAACATTTTTAA
- a CDS encoding SMc00767 family acetate metabolism repressor: MASITRVRERAEEQASSMSEDQQTTIRMLANDLHRLNQSVMKAVEAGVSVELVRSARHHGGDGHWGDLLIPVVVTNRH, encoded by the coding sequence ATGGCATCCATCACACGCGTCAGGGAACGGGCCGAGGAGCAGGCAAGCAGCATGAGCGAGGATCAGCAGACGACGATCCGCATGCTCGCCAACGACCTGCACCGGCTGAACCAATCGGTCATGAAAGCCGTCGAGGCCGGCGTCTCGGTCGAACTGGTGCGCTCGGCCCGTCATCATGGCGGCGACGGCCACTGGGGCGACCTGCTGATCCCCGTCGTCGTCACCAACCGGCATTGA
- the aceA gene encoding isocitrate lyase codes for MTDFYKLVPNAPADRFDGIERPYSADDVRRLRGSVALRHTLAEMGADRLWQLLHQEDFVNALGALSGNQAMQMVRAGLKAIYLSGWQVAADANTASAMYPDQSLYPANAGPELAKRINRTLQRADQIETAEAQGLSVETWFAPIVADAEAGFGGPLNAFEIMKAYIEAGAAGVHFEDQLASEKKCGHLGGKVLIPTAAHIRNLDAARLAADVMGVATLVIARTDAEAAKLLTSDIDERDQPFVDYDAGRTVEGFYQVRNGIEPCIARAVAYAPHCDLIWCETSKPDLDQARRFAEGVHKVHPGKLLAYNCSPSFNWKKNLDEATIARFQRELGAMGYKFQFITLAGFHQLNYGMYELARGYRQRQMSAYSELQQAEFAAEVNGYTATKHQREVGTGYFDAVSLAITGGRSSTTAMHGSTEHAQFKPAAE; via the coding sequence ATGACGGATTTTTACAAACTGGTTCCAAACGCACCAGCTGATCGTTTCGACGGCATCGAAAGACCTTACTCGGCCGATGACGTGCGGCGGCTCAGGGGCTCGGTGGCGCTACGCCATACGTTGGCTGAAATGGGGGCGGACCGGTTGTGGCAGCTTCTGCACCAGGAGGATTTCGTCAACGCGCTCGGCGCACTTTCCGGCAACCAGGCCATGCAGATGGTGCGCGCCGGGCTGAAGGCGATCTATCTCTCCGGCTGGCAGGTGGCGGCCGACGCCAATACGGCGTCCGCCATGTATCCCGACCAGTCGCTCTATCCGGCCAATGCCGGTCCGGAACTTGCCAAACGCATCAACCGCACGCTGCAGCGTGCCGATCAGATCGAGACCGCGGAAGCTCAGGGACTTTCCGTCGAGACCTGGTTTGCGCCGATCGTTGCCGATGCGGAAGCAGGCTTCGGCGGACCGCTCAACGCCTTCGAAATCATGAAGGCCTATATCGAGGCGGGTGCTGCGGGCGTTCACTTCGAGGACCAGCTCGCCTCGGAGAAGAAATGCGGCCATCTCGGCGGCAAGGTGCTGATCCCGACGGCCGCCCATATCCGCAATCTCGATGCCGCACGACTTGCCGCCGACGTCATGGGCGTTGCGACGCTGGTCATCGCCCGCACCGACGCGGAAGCGGCAAAGCTTTTGACGTCTGATATCGACGAGCGCGACCAGCCCTTCGTCGACTATGATGCCGGCCGCACGGTCGAAGGTTTCTATCAGGTGCGAAACGGTATCGAGCCCTGCATCGCGCGTGCCGTCGCCTATGCGCCGCATTGCGATCTCATCTGGTGCGAGACCTCGAAGCCGGACCTCGATCAGGCGCGGCGCTTTGCCGAAGGCGTGCACAAGGTCCATCCCGGCAAGCTGCTCGCCTATAATTGTTCACCTTCCTTCAACTGGAAGAAGAACCTCGACGAGGCGACGATTGCGCGGTTCCAACGCGAACTCGGCGCAATGGGCTACAAGTTCCAGTTCATCACGCTCGCCGGCTTCCACCAGCTGAATTACGGCATGTACGAACTGGCTCGCGGCTATCGGCAGCGGCAGATGTCGGCCTATTCCGAGCTGCAGCAGGCGGAATTCGCCGCCGAGGTCAATGGCTATACCGCCACCAAACATCAGCGCGAGGTCGGCACCGGCTATTTCGACGCCGTCTCGCTCGCCATCACCGGCGGCCGGTCGTCGACCACGGCGATGCACGGCTCGACCGAACATGCGCAGTTCAAGCCGGCTGCGGAATAA